In a single window of the Dreissena polymorpha isolate Duluth1 chromosome 3, UMN_Dpol_1.0, whole genome shotgun sequence genome:
- the LOC127871737 gene encoding uncharacterized protein LOC127871737 isoform X1 gives MKINMFYALILFVLLFLCLFGVQGMTRIYCPDEGRSANGFWVFHYKEGAPRCVLKCDEGFEPDGCHVLRRIKPDTWNHEIPHCVNSNSLSEYRLPWKTLAKAGVAVAAGAGAVAAAPVVLSAVGFTSAGVAAGSIAAGLQASVIVVVLKDMKLNLFHLI, from the exons atgaaaataaatatgttttatgcacTTAttctgtttgtgttgttgtttttgtgtttgtttggggTGCAAGGAATGACGCGGATTTATTGTCCAG ATGAAGGCAGGTCCGCCAACGGATTCTGGGTTTTCCATTACAAAGAAGGAGCCCCAAGATGTGTTCTAAAATGCGACGAAGGATTCGAGCCGGATGGATGTCATGTGTTGCGGAGAATAAAACCTGACACGTGGAACCATGAGATACCACACTGCGTCaatagtaacagtt TGTCAGAATACCGGCTACCATGGAAAACTTTGGCTAAAGCAGGAGTAGCGGTCGCTGCAGGGGCTGGTGCTGTGGCGGCTGCTCCGGTTGTGCTGTCAGCAGTGGGATTCACTTCCGCCGGGGTGGCTGCCGGTTCTATCGCAGCCGGGTTACAGGCGAGTGTTATTGTCGTTGTGTTGAAAGACATGAAATTAAACCTGTTTCACTTGATTTAG
- the LOC127871737 gene encoding uncharacterized protein LOC127871737 isoform X2 gives MKINMFYALILFVLLFLCLFGVQGMTRIYCPDEGRSANGFWVFHYKEGAPRCVLKCDEGFEPDGCHVLRRIKPDTWNHEIPHCVNMSEYRLPWKTLAKAGVAVAAGAGAVAAAPVVLSAVGFTSAGVAAGSIAAGLQASVIVVVLKDMKLNLFHLI, from the exons atgaaaataaatatgttttatgcacTTAttctgtttgtgttgttgtttttgtgtttgtttggggTGCAAGGAATGACGCGGATTTATTGTCCAG ATGAAGGCAGGTCCGCCAACGGATTCTGGGTTTTCCATTACAAAGAAGGAGCCCCAAGATGTGTTCTAAAATGCGACGAAGGATTCGAGCCGGATGGATGTCATGTGTTGCGGAGAATAAAACCTGACACGTGGAACCATGAGATACCACACTGCGTCaata TGTCAGAATACCGGCTACCATGGAAAACTTTGGCTAAAGCAGGAGTAGCGGTCGCTGCAGGGGCTGGTGCTGTGGCGGCTGCTCCGGTTGTGCTGTCAGCAGTGGGATTCACTTCCGCCGGGGTGGCTGCCGGTTCTATCGCAGCCGGGTTACAGGCGAGTGTTATTGTCGTTGTGTTGAAAGACATGAAATTAAACCTGTTTCACTTGATTTAG